The following proteins are encoded in a genomic region of Streptomyces sp. NBC_01723:
- a CDS encoding ABC transporter permease subunit produces the protein MTTTTVPKLVGPVKGGGFKGAVAFEWTKFWSVRATWWNLVVGLVLTVGFAAIVGASADASAKKGVDVTMPAPHHASQAFLISQLTIVVLATLALTSEYSSGSIRTTLQSVPKRGRMLRSKTLVIAAVVVVAGFVFSLLGTLVAAPLMGDYGDYTGGQLFGTALGAGVYLALLAVMAIGLGTVLRSAAGTITTLIMVLLALPQLMGVVGAKWLETASDYMPSVAGTVLLTQDSDPYGGGTALLVLLLWALAAYVAGAAVLRRRDA, from the coding sequence ATGACTACTACAACCGTCCCCAAGCTCGTGGGCCCAGTGAAGGGCGGCGGCTTCAAGGGCGCCGTCGCGTTCGAATGGACCAAGTTCTGGAGTGTCCGGGCCACTTGGTGGAACCTGGTCGTCGGCCTGGTGCTCACCGTGGGCTTCGCCGCCATCGTCGGCGCGTCGGCCGACGCCAGCGCGAAGAAGGGCGTCGACGTCACGATGCCCGCTCCGCACCACGCCTCGCAGGCATTCCTCATCTCCCAGCTGACCATCGTGGTGCTCGCCACCCTCGCCCTCACCAGCGAGTACTCCAGCGGCTCCATCCGCACCACGCTCCAGAGCGTGCCCAAGCGTGGCCGGATGCTCCGCTCCAAGACCCTGGTGATCGCCGCGGTCGTGGTCGTCGCCGGCTTCGTCTTCAGCCTGCTGGGCACCCTGGTGGCCGCACCCCTGATGGGCGACTACGGCGACTACACCGGCGGCCAGTTGTTCGGCACCGCGCTCGGCGCCGGGGTCTACCTCGCCCTCCTCGCCGTCATGGCGATCGGGCTCGGCACCGTCCTGCGCAGCGCCGCGGGCACCATCACGACCCTCATCATGGTGCTGCTCGCCCTGCCCCAACTGATGGGCGTCGTGGGCGCCAAGTGGCTGGAGACCGCCTCCGACTACATGCCCAGCGTCGCCGGCACCGTCCTGCTGACCCAGGACAGCGACCCGTACGGCGGCGGAACCGCCCTGCTGGTCCTCCTGCTGTGGGCGCTGGCCGCCTACGTCGCCGGTGCCGCGGTCCTGCGCCGCCGAGATGCCTAG
- a CDS encoding phospholipase, producing the protein MRTTTKTRTTLAALGSALALGIAAAPAQAAPADKPQVLSSFTQTSASSQNAWLAANRNQSAWAAYGFDWSTDLCTQAPDNPFGFPFDNACARHDFGYRNYKAAGQFDANKSRIDSAFYEDMKRVCTGYTGEKNTACNSTAWTYYQAVKIFG; encoded by the coding sequence ATGCGCACCACGACGAAGACCAGGACCACCCTCGCCGCCCTCGGTTCGGCGCTCGCGCTCGGCATCGCCGCCGCCCCCGCCCAGGCGGCCCCCGCGGACAAGCCGCAGGTGCTCTCCTCCTTCACGCAGACCAGCGCGTCCAGCCAGAACGCGTGGCTCGCGGCCAACCGCAACCAGTCCGCCTGGGCCGCCTACGGATTCGACTGGTCGACCGACCTGTGCACCCAGGCGCCGGACAACCCCTTCGGCTTCCCCTTCGACAACGCCTGTGCGCGCCACGACTTCGGCTACCGCAACTACAAGGCGGCCGGCCAGTTCGACGCCAACAAGAGCCGCATCGACAGCGCCTTCTACGAGGACATGAAGCGCGTCTGCACCGGCTACACCGGCGAGAAGAACACGGCCTGCAACAGCACCGCCTGGACCTACTACCAGGCGGTCAAGATCTTCGGCTGA